One window from the genome of Sphingomicrobium arenosum encodes:
- the purB gene encoding adenylosuccinate lyase, translated as MVPRYARPEMTAIWDTENRYRIWWAIEVFAAEAMGQIGMIDVDDARTIRRAYDDNVLGEIDVPAIDAIEAVTKHDVIAFLTWAGEKLGPERRWLHQGMTSSDVLDTSLAVQLTQSADLLIKGMETLLETLKRRAYEHKTTPTMGRSHGIHAEPTSFGLKLAQAYAEFDRGLARLKSAREEIATCAISGAVGTFANIDPRIEEHVAKELGLKPEPVSTQVIPRDRHAEYFATLAVIASSVERLAVEIRHLQRTEVLEAEEYFSPGQKGSSAMPHKRNPVLTENLTGLARMVRAYALPALENVALWHERDISHSSVERFIGPDACITLDFALARLNGVMDKLIVYPERMQKNLDRMGGLIHSQRVLLALTQKGLSREDSYAIVQKNAMRVWESDGQLKLLDLLKQDDQVTAKMTDEELEGLFDLDHHLARVDTIFGRVFGT; from the coding sequence ATGGTCCCCCGCTACGCCCGCCCCGAGATGACCGCCATCTGGGACACCGAGAACCGCTATCGCATCTGGTGGGCGATCGAGGTATTCGCCGCCGAGGCGATGGGGCAGATCGGCATGATCGATGTTGACGATGCCAGGACCATCCGCCGCGCCTATGACGACAATGTGCTGGGCGAGATCGACGTCCCCGCCATCGACGCCATCGAGGCGGTCACCAAGCATGACGTCATCGCCTTCCTGACCTGGGCGGGCGAGAAGCTCGGCCCCGAACGCCGCTGGCTCCACCAGGGCATGACCAGCTCGGACGTGCTCGACACCAGCCTCGCGGTCCAGCTCACCCAGTCGGCCGACCTGCTCATCAAGGGCATGGAAACGCTGCTGGAAACGCTCAAGCGCCGCGCATACGAGCATAAGACGACCCCGACCATGGGCCGCAGCCACGGCATCCACGCCGAACCCACCAGCTTCGGCTTGAAGCTCGCGCAGGCCTACGCCGAATTCGACCGCGGCCTCGCCCGCCTGAAGAGCGCCCGCGAGGAGATCGCCACCTGCGCCATCTCGGGCGCGGTCGGCACCTTCGCCAATATCGACCCGCGCATCGAGGAGCATGTCGCCAAGGAACTCGGCCTCAAGCCCGAACCCGTCTCGACGCAGGTCATCCCGCGCGATCGCCACGCCGAATATTTCGCCACGCTGGCGGTCATCGCCTCGTCGGTCGAGCGTCTCGCGGTCGAGATCCGCCACCTCCAGCGCACCGAAGTGCTCGAGGCCGAGGAATATTTCTCGCCCGGCCAGAAGGGCTCGTCGGCCATGCCGCACAAGCGCAACCCCGTGCTGACCGAAAACCTCACCGGCCTTGCCCGCATGGTCCGCGCCTATGCGCTGCCCGCGCTCGAGAATGTCGCCCTCTGGCACGAGCGCGACATCAGCCACAGCTCGGTCGAGCGCTTCATCGGCCCCGACGCCTGCATCACCCTCGACTTCGCGCTCGCCCGCCTCAACGGCGTCATGGACAAGCTCATCGTCTACCCCGAGCGGATGCAGAAGAATCTCGACCGCATGGGCGGGCTCATCCATTCACAGCGCGTCCTCCTCGCCCTCACCCAGAAGGGCCTATCGCGCGAGGACAGCTATGCCATCGTCCAGAAGAACGCGATGCGCGTGTGGGAATCCGATGGCCAACTAAAGCTGCTCGATCTCCTCAAGCAGGACGATCAGGTCACCGCCAAGATGACCGACGAGGAACTCGAAGGCCTGTTCGACCTCGACCATCATCTCGCCCGCGTCGACACCATTTTCGGCCGCGTGTTCGGCACTTGA
- a CDS encoding F0F1 ATP synthase subunit B family protein, translating into MPQLAQIAEIYASQLFWLTVFFGAILVFIGYGMVPKIQKTVDLRDDKIAADLKEAEAAQKAADGLEEGYRADLDAARADAAKFNANAKEAAAERTEKALAKADKGIDATLAEAAAELDAQRTAARAELEALAAEATQAMVLKVAGLKVDKRTATSAVKKELANG; encoded by the coding sequence ATGCCGCAACTTGCACAGATTGCTGAAATCTATGCCTCGCAGCTGTTCTGGCTGACGGTCTTCTTCGGCGCCATCCTGGTCTTCATCGGCTATGGCATGGTGCCCAAGATCCAGAAGACGGTCGACCTGCGCGACGACAAGATCGCAGCCGACCTCAAGGAAGCCGAAGCCGCGCAAAAGGCGGCGGACGGTCTCGAGGAAGGCTATCGCGCTGACCTCGATGCCGCCCGCGCCGACGCGGCCAAATTCAACGCCAACGCCAAGGAAGCCGCCGCCGAGCGGACCGAAAAGGCGCTGGCGAAGGCCGACAAGGGCATCGACGCGACGCTGGCCGAGGCGGCCGCCGAACTCGATGCGCAGCGCACCGCCGCGCGGGCCGAGCTGGAGGCGCTGGCCGCCGAAGCGACGCAGGCGATGGTGCTGAAAGTTGCCGGTCTCAAGGTCGACAAGCGCACCGCCACCAGCGCGGTGAAGAAGGAATTGGCCAATGGCTAA
- a CDS encoding AtpZ/AtpI family protein, with protein MAENGSDRQVPETPEDVRIDSLEERLRAAQEREAERTGANRPARDTSEAQGGRVLSYLLGGLFGGALMGWTVDRLAGTGGAALVIGLILGIIGGFWSIVRISTGRVPGDKSE; from the coding sequence ATGGCCGAGAACGGATCCGACAGGCAGGTGCCCGAAACCCCCGAGGACGTGCGGATCGATTCGCTTGAAGAGCGACTACGAGCCGCACAGGAACGGGAGGCGGAGCGGACCGGCGCCAATCGCCCCGCGCGCGACACGTCAGAAGCGCAAGGGGGACGCGTCCTGTCCTACCTCCTCGGTGGCCTGTTCGGCGGTGCCCTCATGGGCTGGACGGTGGACCGTCTGGCCGGCACGGGGGGCGCGGCTCTGGTGATCGGCCTGATCCTCGGGATCATCGGCGGGTTCTGGAGCATCGTGAGAATTTCCACCGGGCGCGTGCCCGGCGACAAGAGCGAGTGA
- a CDS encoding F0F1 ATP synthase subunit B family protein, whose product MANLPGDAVIDVPVATHEDAPAQYGYFEDGAVWVAFAMLAVIALMLWKKVPAAIGKSLDAKIEAIKAQLDEAKQLRAEAGALRSEYEAKAKAAKKDADAIRARAEEDASALVAKAEADAKDMVKRKQAMAEAKIAAEQRAAVAELKALAANAARDASAKIIAAKADEATDAKLIDEAITKLG is encoded by the coding sequence ATGGCTAACCTGCCTGGCGACGCCGTGATCGACGTGCCGGTCGCGACCCACGAGGACGCGCCTGCCCAATACGGCTATTTCGAAGATGGCGCCGTTTGGGTGGCCTTCGCCATGCTCGCGGTCATCGCGCTGATGCTGTGGAAGAAGGTGCCTGCCGCAATCGGCAAGTCACTCGACGCCAAGATCGAGGCGATCAAGGCGCAGCTCGACGAGGCCAAGCAGTTGCGCGCCGAAGCCGGAGCGCTCCGGTCCGAATATGAGGCCAAGGCGAAAGCGGCCAAGAAGGACGCCGACGCGATCCGCGCCCGCGCCGAGGAAGACGCTAGCGCGCTGGTCGCCAAGGCCGAGGCCGACGCCAAGGACATGGTCAAGCGCAAGCAGGCGATGGCTGAAGCGAAGATCGCTGCCGAGCAGCGTGCCGCGGTTGCCGAGCTGAAAGCGCTCGCCGCCAACGCCGCGCGCGATGCATCGGCCAAGATCATCGCCGCCAAGGCGGACGAGGCGACCGACGCCAAGCTGATCGACGAGGCGATCACAAAGCTCGGCTAA
- a CDS encoding PdaC/SigV domain-containing protein encodes MRFAPLAALPVALGLAACQQQQTSSPPPAATTADPPAPPAIADTPKAVKIAEKDNMVDFEMSWPAEAAAIPALDARFRKEAPERLATLREMAAEEAAMFAEMKRPFNGFQSAMTWTAAGQSERLLSLDGVYSAYMGGAHPNWNATELLWDRDADAPIPVAHLFGGNEALTAALSQRFCTDLDAQRLERRGEVIDGFNDCPPLDGVSVVPTDRDGNGRFERFVITAAPYAAGPYAEGGYDIDLPVDDAILDQLDAAFLADFETAS; translated from the coding sequence ATGCGCTTTGCCCCTCTCGCCGCCCTACCCGTCGCCCTCGGCCTTGCCGCCTGCCAGCAGCAACAGACCTCGAGCCCCCCGCCAGCAGCGACCACGGCCGACCCGCCCGCGCCGCCTGCCATCGCCGACACGCCCAAGGCGGTAAAGATCGCCGAGAAGGACAATATGGTCGACTTCGAGATGTCGTGGCCCGCCGAGGCCGCCGCCATCCCGGCGCTCGATGCCCGCTTCCGCAAGGAAGCGCCCGAGCGGCTCGCCACGCTACGCGAAATGGCGGCCGAGGAAGCCGCCATGTTCGCCGAGATGAAGCGCCCCTTCAACGGCTTTCAGTCAGCGATGACCTGGACCGCCGCGGGCCAGAGCGAGCGCCTCCTCAGCCTCGACGGCGTCTACAGCGCCTATATGGGCGGCGCGCATCCAAACTGGAACGCGACCGAACTGTTGTGGGACCGCGATGCCGATGCGCCGATCCCGGTCGCCCACCTGTTCGGCGGCAACGAGGCGCTCACCGCCGCCCTGTCGCAGCGTTTCTGCACCGACCTCGATGCCCAGCGTCTCGAACGGCGCGGCGAGGTGATCGACGGCTTCAACGATTGCCCGCCCCTCGACGGCGTCTCCGTGGTCCCCACCGACCGCGACGGCAATGGTCGCTTCGAACGCTTCGTCATCACCGCCGCCCCATATGCCGCCGGCCCCTATGCCGAGGGCGGCTACGACATCGACCTGCCCGTCGACGACGCGATCCTCGACCAGCTTGATGCGGCCTTCCTCGCCGATTTCGAGACGGCGTCGTAA
- a CDS encoding biliverdin-producing heme oxygenase, producing MNVRASLKAATDARHEALDDLFSTLDLTRPEDYARFLLAQAAALLPYESALDHAGAATILPDWPAHRRGPALLADLDALGHDLPPPVAIAPVITIPDILGTLYVLEGSRLGGEVIRRGLPPGTPTAFLAHASPTRWPEFVALLEQNLASPVDRAVAERAAILAFEAFARAADAYVGNE from the coding sequence TTGAACGTCCGTGCCTCATTGAAGGCCGCGACCGATGCGCGGCACGAGGCGCTCGACGACCTCTTCTCCACGCTCGACCTGACGAGGCCGGAGGATTACGCCCGCTTCCTCCTCGCGCAGGCCGCCGCGCTCCTCCCCTATGAGTCCGCGCTCGACCATGCCGGCGCCGCGACCATCCTTCCCGACTGGCCCGCGCATCGCCGCGGCCCCGCGCTGCTCGCCGACCTCGATGCACTGGGCCACGACCTGCCCCCGCCGGTCGCGATCGCTCCGGTCATCACCATCCCCGACATCCTCGGCACCCTATACGTCCTCGAGGGCTCGCGGCTCGGCGGCGAGGTCATCCGCCGCGGTCTGCCACCCGGCACGCCGACCGCCTTTCTCGCGCACGCCTCGCCTACCCGCTGGCCGGAATTCGTTGCGCTTCTTGAACAAAATCTGGCATCACCCGTTGACCGTGCCGTGGCAGAGCGGGCCGCCATCCTGGCGTTCGAGGCCTTCGCGCGCGCTGCCGATGCGTATGTGGGGAATGAATGA
- the paaG gene encoding 2-(1,2-epoxy-1,2-dihydrophenyl)acetyl-CoA isomerase PaaG, with the protein MTDQTILITRDDHVATLTLNRPDRLNSFTADMHAELRRAIREVHDARVLILTGAGRGFCAGQDLNDRKVGPKDAVDLGETVEESWNPLIRTIATLPQPVLCAVNGVAAGAGANIALACDMTFAARSARFIQSFSALGLIPDSGGSWHLPRLVGQQRALGLALTGEPLGAEQAADWGLIWKVVEDDLLMEEVRATAHKLASLPPLGLAAIKKLIRTTGSRDLDHELALQRDEMRRLGYTEDYKEGVAAFLEKRKATFKGK; encoded by the coding sequence ATGACCGACCAGACCATCCTCATCACCCGCGACGATCACGTCGCCACCCTCACCCTCAACCGCCCGGACCGGTTGAACAGCTTCACCGCCGACATGCACGCCGAGCTGCGCCGCGCCATCCGCGAAGTCCATGATGCGCGCGTCCTCATCCTCACCGGCGCGGGGCGCGGTTTCTGTGCGGGCCAGGACCTCAACGACCGAAAGGTCGGCCCCAAGGATGCGGTCGATCTGGGCGAGACGGTCGAGGAGAGCTGGAACCCGCTCATCCGCACCATCGCCACCCTGCCCCAGCCGGTGCTGTGCGCGGTCAACGGCGTGGCCGCCGGTGCGGGCGCCAATATCGCGCTCGCCTGTGACATGACCTTCGCCGCCCGCTCGGCGCGCTTCATCCAGAGCTTTTCCGCATTGGGCCTCATCCCCGATTCGGGTGGCAGCTGGCACCTCCCCCGCCTCGTTGGCCAGCAGCGCGCGCTCGGTCTCGCGCTCACGGGCGAGCCGCTCGGCGCCGAGCAGGCCGCCGACTGGGGCCTTATCTGGAAGGTTGTCGAGGACGACCTCCTCATGGAAGAGGTCCGCGCCACCGCGCACAAGCTCGCTTCCCTGCCGCCTTTGGGCCTCGCCGCCATCAAGAAGCTCATCCGCACGACGGGCAGCCGCGACCTCGATCACGAGCTCGCACTCCAGCGCGACGAGATGCGCCGCCTCGGCTACACCGAGGACTATAAGGAAGGCGTCGCCGCCTTCCTCGAAAAGCGCAAGGCCACCTTCAAGGGCAAATAG
- a CDS encoding F0F1 ATP synthase subunit C: protein MDAEAAKLLGAGLAAIGVGMAALGVGNVFGSFLESALRNPAAADGQQGRLFIGFAAAELLGLLAFVVAMILLFVA from the coding sequence ATGGACGCAGAAGCCGCAAAGCTGCTCGGTGCCGGTCTCGCCGCGATTGGCGTTGGTATGGCCGCCCTTGGCGTTGGTAACGTCTTCGGCTCGTTCCTCGAGAGCGCGCTGCGCAACCCGGCCGCCGCTGACGGCCAGCAGGGTCGCCTGTTCATCGGCTTCGCCGCTGCCGAACTTCTCGGCCTGCTGGCGTTCGTCGTCGCGATGATCCTGCTCTTCGTCGCGTAA
- the radC gene encoding RadC family protein, giving the protein MNDLAPLDAAGHRARLRQRFLEEGETALLDHELVEYLLTLANRRGDTKALAKRLLKQAGGYAELLEADVGTLRAEGLTDPQIGALKIAQATARRLLEKRAEGRDLLSSWQAVTDYLHAKMAWRGTEEVRCLFLDTKNRLIANECLFEGTVDESAVHVREVLARALALHASALILVHNHPSGDPTPSRADIRLTREIAEAARPLKILLHDHVIVGAMHEPLSLRSQGHL; this is encoded by the coding sequence ATGAACGACCTCGCCCCGCTCGATGCCGCCGGCCACCGCGCGCGGCTGCGCCAGCGCTTCCTCGAGGAGGGTGAAACCGCGCTGCTCGATCACGAGCTGGTCGAATATCTTCTCACCCTCGCCAATCGCCGCGGCGACACCAAGGCGCTCGCCAAGCGCCTCCTCAAGCAAGCCGGCGGCTATGCCGAATTGCTTGAGGCCGATGTCGGCACGTTGCGCGCCGAAGGGCTGACCGACCCGCAGATCGGCGCGCTCAAGATCGCGCAAGCCACCGCGCGCCGCCTCCTCGAAAAACGCGCCGAAGGCCGCGACCTCCTGTCGAGTTGGCAGGCGGTGACCGACTATCTCCATGCCAAGATGGCCTGGCGCGGCACCGAGGAGGTGCGTTGCCTCTTCCTCGACACCAAGAATCGCCTCATCGCCAACGAATGCCTGTTCGAGGGCACGGTCGATGAAAGCGCGGTTCATGTGCGCGAAGTGCTCGCCCGTGCGCTCGCACTTCACGCCAGCGCGCTCATCCTCGTCCACAACCACCCCTCGGGCGACCCCACCCCCAGCCGCGCCGACATTCGCCTGACGCGCGAGATCGCCGAGGCCGCGCGCCCGCTCAAGATCCTCCTCCACGACCATGTCATCGTCGGTGCGATGCACGAACCACTAAGCCTGCGCAGCCAAGGGCACCTTTAG
- the paaZ gene encoding phenylacetic acid degradation bifunctional protein PaaZ, with product MKTAELMNYARDEWTRGQGDLRAIPSAIDGSPIAATGSDGLDFAAMLAHARTVGGPALRAMTFHERAWMLKTLGLAIMERKEELYALNPHSGATRKDGWIDIDGGALTLLSYSSTGRKKLPDAHVLLDGEQEPLAKEPGFVGQHIMTPKQGAAVHINAFNFPVWGMLEKVAPTLLAGMPCIVKPATATAYLAEAAFRILIETGVLPEGAVQLIVGGVGDLFDHLTGQDVVSFTGSAQTANKLKNHPTVLRESVTFVAEQDSLNASVLGPDATEGSPEFAMFIDEVVREMTVKAGQKCTAIRRAIVPAAQLDAVEKAMTEKLSALTIGDPREKETQLGALVSCSQRDDVRAKIAELVEGGARVVCGDPDANVGTEGGAFITPCLLRADDPWSADAVHDVEAFGPVATIMPYKDVDDAIALANRGMGSLALSMFSHDPTAAATFIRGAAAFHGRMLVLNRDNAKLSTGHGSPLPVLVHGGPGRAGGSEEMGGVRGLHHYMQRTAIQSTPSMIAAISGQYVAGAPKHESPVHPFRLKMSEMELGQTFFSKSRQVNIEDIERFARFTGDTFYAHMDEEAAKASPIFEGRVAHGYLILSFAAGLFVDPEPGPVLANTGIEDLKFLTPLYPGDSMRVELTVKSKSIKSEETGVVKWAVEIFNQDEELVATYTLLTENTP from the coding sequence ATGAAGACCGCCGAACTGATGAATTACGCCCGTGACGAATGGACGCGGGGCCAGGGCGATCTTCGCGCCATCCCCAGCGCCATCGACGGCAGCCCCATCGCCGCGACCGGTTCGGACGGCCTCGATTTCGCCGCCATGCTCGCCCACGCCCGCACCGTCGGCGGCCCCGCGCTGCGCGCCATGACCTTTCACGAACGCGCCTGGATGCTGAAGACGCTGGGTCTCGCCATCATGGAGCGAAAGGAAGAGCTGTACGCGCTCAATCCGCATTCGGGCGCCACGCGCAAGGATGGCTGGATCGACATCGACGGCGGCGCGCTCACGTTGCTGAGCTACTCCTCCACCGGGCGCAAGAAGCTGCCCGACGCCCATGTCCTCCTCGACGGCGAACAAGAGCCGCTCGCCAAGGAACCGGGCTTCGTCGGCCAGCATATCATGACGCCCAAACAGGGTGCGGCGGTCCACATCAACGCCTTCAATTTCCCCGTCTGGGGGATGCTCGAGAAGGTCGCGCCGACGCTGCTCGCGGGCATGCCCTGCATCGTGAAGCCCGCCACCGCGACCGCCTATCTCGCCGAAGCCGCCTTTCGCATCCTGATCGAGACGGGCGTACTGCCCGAAGGCGCGGTCCAGCTGATCGTCGGCGGGGTCGGCGACCTGTTCGACCATCTCACCGGCCAGGACGTCGTCAGCTTCACCGGCTCGGCGCAGACGGCGAACAAGCTCAAGAACCATCCGACTGTGCTGCGCGAGAGCGTCACCTTCGTCGCCGAACAAGACAGCCTCAACGCCTCCGTCCTCGGCCCCGACGCCACGGAGGGCAGCCCCGAATTCGCGATGTTTATCGACGAGGTCGTGCGCGAAATGACGGTCAAGGCGGGGCAGAAGTGCACCGCGATTCGCCGCGCGATCGTCCCCGCCGCGCAGCTCGACGCGGTCGAGAAGGCGATGACCGAGAAACTTTCCGCGCTCACCATCGGCGACCCGCGCGAGAAAGAGACCCAGCTGGGCGCCCTCGTCTCGTGCAGCCAGCGCGACGACGTCCGCGCCAAGATCGCCGAACTGGTGGAGGGCGGCGCGCGCGTCGTGTGCGGCGACCCCGATGCCAATGTCGGCACCGAGGGCGGCGCCTTCATCACCCCCTGCCTCCTGCGCGCCGACGATCCGTGGAGCGCCGATGCAGTGCATGACGTCGAGGCCTTCGGCCCCGTCGCCACCATCATGCCCTACAAGGACGTGGACGACGCCATCGCGCTCGCCAATCGCGGCATGGGCAGCCTCGCCTTGTCGATGTTCAGCCATGATCCCACCGCCGCCGCCACCTTCATCCGCGGTGCCGCCGCCTTTCACGGCCGCATGCTCGTCCTCAACCGCGACAATGCCAAGCTTTCGACCGGTCACGGCAGTCCCCTCCCCGTCCTCGTCCATGGCGGCCCTGGCCGCGCCGGCGGTTCGGAGGAAATGGGCGGCGTGCGCGGCCTGCATCATTATATGCAGCGCACCGCCATCCAATCGACCCCTTCGATGATCGCGGCGATCAGCGGCCAATATGTCGCGGGCGCGCCCAAGCACGAGAGCCCCGTCCACCCCTTCCGCCTCAAGATGAGCGAGATGGAATTGGGCCAGACCTTCTTTTCCAAGAGCCGTCAGGTGAACATCGAGGACATCGAACGCTTCGCCCGCTTCACCGGCGACACCTTCTACGCCCATATGGACGAGGAAGCCGCCAAGGCCTCGCCGATCTTCGAGGGCCGCGTCGCCCACGGCTATCTGATCCTCAGCTTCGCCGCCGGCCTGTTCGTCGACCCCGAGCCCGGCCCCGTCCTCGCCAACACCGGCATAGAGGATCTGAAGTTCCTCACCCCGCTCTATCCGGGCGACAGCATGCGCGTCGAACTCACGGTGAAGTCCAAGTCGATCAAGTCGGAAGAGACCGGGGTCGTGAAGTGGGCGGTCGAGATCTTCAACCAGGACGAAGAGCTCGTCGCGACCTACACACTCCTCACCGAAAACACGCCCTAG
- a CDS encoding F0F1 ATP synthase subunit A — MHQFEVQPLFGQGWEIAGYQIPFTNSAAWMALTLVVLGLFMLGGMRRELVPGRWQMAVEGFTGFITSMIDTNIGKEGRKFVPYVFSLFMFILFANLLGLLPTAAAGLHAFTVTSHITITGVLAIVSFLLVLVVGFWRHKLHFFSLFVPHGTPTVMVPLIFLIELFSFMFRPISLGLRLFVAMTAGHILLKVLAGFVINGTAGGIMTLAIVSVPSFILMIGISMLEILVAGIQAYVFALLTSLYLNDAINLH; from the coding sequence ATGCACCAGTTCGAGGTGCAGCCCCTCTTCGGGCAGGGTTGGGAAATCGCGGGATATCAAATCCCCTTCACCAACTCGGCGGCGTGGATGGCGCTGACGCTGGTCGTGCTCGGCCTGTTCATGCTCGGCGGCATGCGCCGCGAGCTCGTGCCCGGCCGCTGGCAGATGGCGGTCGAGGGCTTTACTGGCTTCATCACCTCGATGATCGACACGAACATCGGCAAGGAGGGGCGCAAGTTCGTGCCCTATGTCTTTAGCCTGTTCATGTTCATCCTGTTCGCCAACCTCCTCGGCCTGCTGCCGACGGCAGCGGCGGGACTCCATGCCTTTACCGTGACCAGCCACATCACCATCACCGGGGTGCTCGCCATCGTGAGCTTCCTTCTCGTGCTGGTGGTCGGTTTCTGGCGTCACAAGCTCCATTTCTTCAGCCTGTTCGTGCCGCACGGCACGCCGACCGTGATGGTCCCGCTCATCTTCCTGATCGAGCTGTTCAGCTTCATGTTCCGCCCGATCAGCCTCGGCCTTCGTCTCTTCGTCGCCATGACCGCGGGGCATATCCTGCTCAAGGTGCTGGCGGGCTTCGTCATCAACGGGACTGCCGGCGGCATCATGACGCTCGCGATCGTCTCGGTGCCCAGCTTCATCCTGATGATCGGCATCTCGATGCTCGAGATCCTCGTCGCCGGTATCCAGGCCTATGTTTTCGCCCTGCTCACGTCGCTGTATCTCAACGACGCGATCAACCTTCACTAA
- a CDS encoding CBS domain-containing protein, which yields MQIDQVMTKDIKTVSPSESVKKAASFMLNEDTGSIPVCDGDKLVGMITDRDVAVRGIAEGKDPDCSVSELMSKDPVWIRSSDDVDTAALKMSECQVRRLPVIDENDKLVGMVSLGDIARQTDGDAEDIALEGVSERGELHQQS from the coding sequence ATGCAGATCGATCAAGTCATGACCAAGGACATCAAGACGGTGTCGCCCTCGGAATCGGTGAAGAAGGCCGCGAGCTTCATGCTCAATGAAGATACCGGCTCGATTCCCGTCTGCGATGGCGACAAGCTCGTCGGGATGATCACCGACCGCGACGTTGCCGTGCGCGGCATCGCCGAAGGCAAGGACCCCGATTGTTCGGTCTCCGAACTCATGAGCAAGGACCCCGTGTGGATTCGCTCGAGCGACGACGTCGACACTGCCGCCCTCAAGATGAGCGAATGTCAGGTCCGTCGCCTGCCGGTGATCGACGAGAACGACAAGCTCGTCGGCATGGTGAGCCTCGGCGACATCGCCCGTCAGACCGATGGCGATGCCGAAGATATCGCGCTGGAAGGCGTCAGCGAACGCGGCGAACTGCACCAGCAGTCGTAG